A window of Flavobacterium psychrophilum genomic DNA:
ACTTTTTATTAAAAAGGCCCCCTGAATGGAGGCCTATTATATTTTAATTTATTCTATTTTGTCGCAAATTGGTCCACACCCTGCCGAATCACAGTAAGGCACCCTGTCTTTACCAATTACATAATATTTAAGGAAACATCCTGAACCGCATCCTCTACATGAAACATCTAAAGGGTCACCGTCTGAAATTGGGCTGCCTAAATAGAATTTGCCTCCCATATTATTAAGTACTACGCCGGAAGATACCGCCATACCAGCATTATTATCAAAACCATTTGCGATCAAAAAGTAAGCTGTATGCAAAGAATCATTCACCGCAACTCTTTGCTGTATAGAAATTGAAGTTAACCTAACAGTTTCACCTTTCTTTGCAAGTAGTCTTTCAAATTCGTAAAGCAGGCTCGCTCTATTTGCTGTAATTGTAAGTTTCTCATCGGCAACACCTATTTCTCCCTCCCAGATACCTTGTCTATCTTTTGCAGTAAACTCTCTCGCATTGTTATCAGCATTAGACATTACAGTTTCGCTTTCGCTGTTACAGCTCCACACTGTACACATTAGCATAAGGCAGGCTAACGCTTTTAATAGATTTTTCTTCATAGCTCGTTGGTTTAGTTGGATTGAATATTTAACGAATATATTACAAAACGAAGTAAAATTAGTCAACTAAATGTTAAATTATATAACAAGAATTTTAGTATACCTGACTTGTAGTCTTCTCGCAATCAGCGCATGAAGAACACACCAAATGTTTATCATTATCACTAATTATCACCTGCGGCAGGCAACCTTCTTCCTCACAACTGCCTTTGCATATTATAATCCTGCTTCTTTTTCGTCCTGAAATATCTTCAACATCAAAATAGAATTTATCTTTTTCAAGGTGAAGTGTAGTACCTACTTTTATATTTCCTTTTGCCGCCGAAGCAATCATTATATAAATATCCTGATGAGACAGATCAATTGTCTTTGTTTTAACGATCCTGAAGTTCGTAAAAACCACCGTATCTTTTATTGCCAGCTTATTCATTACAACACCGGCCCACTTTTTTGCAATGGAGACACTATCACCTACGATAGCGTCATTACCCGATAGCGTTCCTGCAACCTCTAAATCAAAATCGGTAATAGTTTTTACTTTACCTTCATTTTTAGAAGTGCACGATGCAAGCGCCAGTAGAAAAAGCAATCCGGTTAGATATGATTTCATAAAGAGGGCATGAGGTTGTTTGTACGAATTTACAATTTTTTTGGTAATCTCAAAACTTTTTAAAAATGGAAACCAAACACGCCTTTTATCGCAAACTTATTGGCATCGGGCAAGTTAAGATAACTTCCCCTCCATGCAAAGTCAATCCTGAATACTTTGAAGATATTCCCTATACCTGCATGATATTCCCAGTACACATCCTCCGGAGCACGGTACTCTATGCTCGATGCATTAAGCCTTCTGTTACCATCAGACACCGTTCCGTAGACGCCTTTTACACCTACAATTTCCCTTAGGTTTAAATTCCTAAGCCCCGGAATCCTTGAAAACAGCCTTCCGTTAAAATTATGCTCAAAATGCAGCGACACATATTCATCGGCTACAAACTCGTAGTAATTCATAAGGTTGTAGGTGTTCTCGATAACAAAGTAGGACTGGTTACCAGGCACAATACCCATTAATCCTAATGGCACATCGCCAAATATCTTACCAGCTTCAAGCGTGGCAAACAATCGTCCGAAACCACCAACAAGTACAGGTTGGCGATAATAAAACTGTAATTTCTGATATTCAAAATCGCTACCAAACAAGCCTTTTATACCTTGCGAGAAATTAAGATACAGCCTTGAGTAGTTAAGATCTACATCGGTACGTTCCACGCCATAACCAATAGTCCTTCGTTTGGGTGTATATTCTACCATCGCACCAAACTCATATTGCTCCAGGTTTCCTTTTGTCCCTTTAGACGGGTCGTTAGGATCGATATAATAATCCATTAAGAAGGTAGGGAAAGCCGACCTTAATGTCCTATAATTAAGGCTACCCTTAAACACTAAATGTTTTACAGGCTCTATTTCTGCTGAGAAGGTAGTAAAGTTAACGTTGGTTAGCTTGCTGTTATCTCCGCTGGCAAAAACTGCCGACGACGCAAAACTCCTACCAAGCACATCACTTGTAGATGTAAGGCTCACCCCTATCTGTTCTACATCGCGCCTGTTACCTGCCGCAAGTATTACCCTTTTTTCTTTGTTAACCATCCACTTACCGGATATACCATACTTAAACTTATTATCCTTAAATCCGTATGCGGTATACCCCTCAATCCTCCAAGGGTCGTTCTGACCAAAATAGGTTCGCCCGCCCGTTCGCAGCCTTACACCTTCAACATCATTGTAACCAAAACTGGAAAATATAGGACCATAGTCAAAATTACCCATTTGGTAATAGCCACTACCAAGTGTGGCGACGAGGCTATACATCCGTTTAAATTTAGGTACCGTTTTTAAGGTATCCAGCATTTTATAAACACCCCGCTCGTCTTTATTGAGCGATTCAAATCGATTCTCCTCCCAATATTCGTCATCCTTTTTATAAATCTCTTCGTTATTAAGGTTTACGTCGGGATTATAAAACGCATCGGGTCTTTTCTTATCAAAAACATAGTCACGGAAAAGCGTGGTTCTCTTGCCATATACCCCTTTAGATGATTCTTTTTTACTAATCGCAAAGTCAGACATCATATGATCCCTTTTTAAAAGAAACACAGAGTCGTTTAAAACATCAAAGTCCTGCTCAATGTAAATATCTTTAACCCAGTTGATATTTGCCGCCTTACTGGCAGACATGGCTATTTTTTTAATCGCGTAGGTTGTATCGTTAACCCAGAAGTTTCCTTTAAACGTAAGCTCACCTTTACGCCTTGGGTAAAAAACGATATTATAGCACCATTTGTTTTCAATATAGGTACTGTCAGCAAGAACATAATTGTACACGTTAATACCAGTACGCGATAACGGACTTACAAAATCCTTATCAAAGAACTTAAGGTAATTATCGTAAATATCATATTCGGCATACAGGTCTTTTACAAAGGCAATGATCTGCTGATTATTACTAAACCCGGAGTTTTTATTGGCACGGGTAATCTCTTTTTTACGGCTGGCAACATTATCGCCATACACATTGCTCAACGCCTCGTTAATAAATATGGGCAGGTATGTTTTACCTGTTACGCTCGATGTATCAACATGGTCAAAAATAAACTCCATACCCTTAAACACTCTGCTTTTCATAAAAGCACTGTCTATGGTATTCATATCAAACTCTACCTTTTCGTATTTATCATACTCATATTGCTTGAACATCCTGAGTCCGTTCTTACGGCGGCGTTCCCATATTTTACGGAGTATATCAATAGCAGGGTTGTTTTTCTTAGATGTTTTCCCGCTATATAGCACGACTTCTTTTAACTCCTGTGCTTCGCTAAGTTTCGCCTTGATATTAAGGGTCGCGGATCTTTCAAGCTTTATTTCTTTCGCAGCAAACCCAACAAACGAGATTACAACTTCGGTATAGGTGTTTTGAGATTCCAGATAAAACTTACCGTTTTCGTCGGTAATAGTACCTTCTGTACTTCCTTTAAAGTAGATACTGGCATAAGGTATAGGCGCATTTGCATCATCTACAACTATACCGCCAATTTTGGTTTGCGCCATAAGTGAGCCGGAAAGAAGTAGAAATATCGCAGATAAAAACAGTAGTATTCTTTTCATATATGCTATAAAACAAAAAACTTCATCATATAGTATGATGAAGTTTCAAATATAGGTGTTTATTTTGTTATTTATACATAACTTTTTTCACAGCTTTTACAAGATCTCCCGCGTTAGGAAGCCACTCTTTAAGTAGTACCGGAGAGTACGGAGCCGGTGTATCTGCTGTAGTTATCCTTTGGATAGGAGCATCAAGATAATCAAAAGCCCTTTCCTGAACAATATAAGTTATTTCTGATGCTATACTTCCAAACGGCCAAGCCTCTTCAAGTATAACCAAACGGTTTGTTTTTTTAACCGAGTTAAGAATAGTCTCGTGATCCATTGGACGGATCGTTCTTAAATCGATGATCTCGATACTGATTCCTTCTTTTTCAAGTTCTTCAGCAGCGATAAAAGCTTCTTTTAATATTTTACCGAAAGATACAACTGTTACATCTTTACCTTCACGTTTAACATCAGCAAGACCTAGTGGAATTGTATATTCTCCTTCAGGCACCTCACCTTTATCTCCGTACATCTGCTCAGATTCCATGAATATAACAGGATCGTTATCACGGATAGCCGACTTAAGAAGTCCTTTAGCATCGTATGTATTAGACGGTACAACAACTTTAAGACCCGGAGTATTTGCATACCAGTTCTCGAAAGCCTGAGAGTGCGTAGCTGCAAGCTGTCCTGCCGATGCAGTTGGCCCACGGAATACCATTGGCATTGTAAACTGTCCTGCAGACATTTGGCGCATCTTAGCTGCGTTGTTAATAATCTGGTCAATACCTACTAATGCAAAGTTGAATGTCATGAACTCAACAATTGGCCTGTTACCGTTCATAGCACTACCTACGGCAATACCGGCAAAACCAAGCTCAGCGATTGGAGTATCAATTACCCTTTTAGGGCCAAACTCGTCAAGCATTCCTTTTGAGGCTTTGTAGGCACCGTTATATTCAGCAACCTCTTCACCCATTAAATATATAGCTTCGTCACGGCGCATTTCTTCGCTCATGGCTTCACAAATAGCTTCTCTAAATTGTATCGTTCTCATGTAACTTCTTATTCGTATTAAATGAATGGCAAAAATAAAGATTTAAAATTATTTAATGCGCTTATATTTCCAAATAAATAAAATGTTAGGAACTTGTTCGTAAAACCGCAACTATTCGCAATAATCAGTGTTTTAAAGCTTAATTTTTGTGATTAATAAATTTAATACCGAAAATTTTTAAAAAAATTGCATTTAATATGCGTGCATAGTTTTTTATTTAGATAAATTTCTTATTTTCGTAACGGAAAAACCTCAACTTTATAACTTTATAAAAATGAAAATATTAGTCTGCATCAGCCACGTGCCTGATACCACAGCAAAAATTAACTTTGCAAACGGCGACAGCGAGTTTGATACTAATGGCGTTCCGTTTGTAATAAATCCCAACGACGAATTTGGTTTAACAAGAGCAATCTGGTTTAAAGAACAAGCCGGCGCAAACGTTACAGTAGTAAACGTAGGCGGCCCGGATACCGAACCAACCCTTAGAAAAGCACTTGCAATAGGTGCAGATGAGGCAATTCGCGTTAACGCAAACCCAACAGATGGCTTCTTCGTAGCAAAACAACTTGCAGAAGTAGTTAAGAACGGTGGTTTTGACCTTGTAATAGCAGGTAAAGAATCACTCGATTATAATGGCGGTATGGTAGGCGGAATGCTTGCCGGCCTTCTTGGATACGATTTTATTAACTCGTGCATCAATCTTGAAATTACAGGATCTGACGTGAAAGCAGTACGTGAAATTGATGGTGGTAAAGAAACCCTTAGCGCTAAATTACCTTTAGTTATTGGCGGACAAAAAGGCCTTGTAGAAGAAAAAGACCTTAAAATTCCTGTAATGAGAGGCATCATGATGGCAAGACAAAAAGTACTTACCGTACTTGAGCCTGTAGAAGCCAACATTACTACTAAAGCGGTGAAGTTTGAAAAACCGGCACCTAAATCGGCAGTAAAACTTATAAGCCCTGACAATCTTGATGAGCTTGTAAACCTTTTACATAACGAAGCTAAAGTTATCTAAATTTGAAAATGTGCCGATGTACTAATTAAAATTACCACACAGCACGATTCACTGAATTGATTTCAATTAAAAGTTTTCAAATCTCCAAATTAAAAAAATTATGTCAATATTAATATATGCTGAGTTTGCCGAAGGCAAATTCAAAAAAACAGCTTTCGAGCTTGCTTCATACGCTAAAAAAATTGCAGGTGAAACGGGCACAACCGTAACTGCCCTTACTATAAATGCTGCCGATGCTGCTGCACAACTAGGACAATACGGCGTTGATAAAGTGCTTAATGTAAAATCTGATAAGCTTACTGCGTTCAACGCTAAGGCATATGCCGACGCTATAAAACAGGCTGCCCAGAAAGAAAGTGCTAAAATTGTATTATTCAACTCTACAACAGACAGTATTTATATTGCTCCCCTTGTAGCTGTTGCCCTTGAGGCTGGTTATGCATCAAACGTAGTTGCGCAACCAATAAGCCTTTCGCCTTTCCAGGTAAAAAGAAACGCTTTTTCTAACAAAGCATTTAATATAACAGAGATCACTACAGATATTAAAGTACTTACTATAGGCAAAAACTCTTACGGAGTATTTGAAAATGCAGTAAGCGCAACTGAAGAAGAATTCTCACCATCATTAAACGACAACGATTTTACTGTGAAAGTAGAGTCTTCTGAAAAAGTATCGGGCAAAGTAACTATTGCAGATGCAGAAGTTGTTGTATCTGGCGGACGCGGACTTAAAGGCCCTGAAAACTGGGGTATAATTGAAGATCTTGCTGCTGCGCTTGGTGCTGCCACTGCATGTTCTAAACCGGTATCTGACCTTGGATGGAGACCTCACAGCGAGCACGTAGGCCAAACAGGTAAGCCTGTAGCTGCCAATCTTTATATTGCAGTAGGTATTTCAGGAGCTATACAGCACATTGCAGGTATCAACTCATCTAAAGTAAAAGTAGTTATCAACGCCGATGCCGATGCTCCTTTCTTTAAAGTTGCAGACTACGGCGTTGTAGGTGATGCTTTTGAAATTGTTCCTAAGTTGACTGAAAAAATTAAAGCCTTTAAAGCTCAAAACTCATAATTTTATTTTAAATTGTGCCCCACAAAAGGGCTATCCGGCTACGATAGTTTATCTTTGCCCGGATAGCCCTTTTTCTATACAGGAACACCAATATGAGCTTAGTAAAACTTACTATAAAAGGAATCTCATACAGCCAGACTCAAAACGGCGCGTATGCATTGATTCTTAATGAAGTGGACGGAGAACGCAAGTTACCTATAGTGATAGGCGCCTTTGAGGCCCAGTCTATAGCTATTGCCCTTGAAAAAGAGATAAAACCGCCCAGACCACTTACCCATGACTTATTTAAAAATTTTGCCGACCGCTTTGACGTGGTCGTAAAACAGGTTATTATACACAAACTGGTAGACGGTGTTTTCTTTTCGAGCATTATTTGCGAACGCGACCGCATCGAGGAAATTATAGATGCACGCACATCAGACGCTATTGCACTGGCATTGCGTTTTAACGCACCTATATTTACCTACAAGAATATTCTGGACAAAGCAGGTATCTTCCTTAAATTGAATCCTGAAGCCGATGCCGAAGGTAATTTAACCCAACCGGAAGATGTACTTTCTGAACCTGAAACTTTCGGAACAGAAACTGTTTCGGGAGAAGGGTATTCTGCCTATAGCCTGCAGGAGCTTAACGATATGCTGGACGGTGCCGTACAGAATGAAGACTACGAGAAAGCAGCAAAAATACGCGACGAAATATCAAAGAGGGAGAGTTAAACAATGAAAAAGATTAGCGTAAAGCTACTGCCTTTTTTTGTTCTTTTACTTATGTATACAGCAACAGGGTGTTCTAAAAAACAATACCCTAAAGCCGAATACCATAAACTTACCGGACGTAAGGCTAAACTATATACAGCTCAGGGTATAAAAACCAGCAGCAATACATTGCCCTTAGGTGATAAACAAAAGTTTACACTTACAGCAACTGACTCGGTTTTAACTTACCCCGGAAAAAGCAGTGAAAAAATTTACAGTAATTACAAAGAGTTCTTTGCCGATGTAGTTCCGGGAAAAAATTATAAAGTTTCTGTACATACCCTGCCGGACACTCACACCAGCACCTATAAGTATCTGTTCGTATCGCTAGCCGACATATTTGACAAACAGGACAAAAAATTAAAGATTGAAATTGTAGAAAATAGATGGGCAACCGGTTTTGAAAAGCCCGGACTCAAAAGAGCTTTTACATTTAATAGCGGTGAGACAGACCAGGTTCGCATTGTTATCTGCGCAGACAATAGAGAACTTGACAAAAAAATATTTACTTTTACAATTAATTTCGTCAGTAAAAAATTCATGACAGCACCCACAGGTGACTTTTATATAACTATCGAAGAAATCAAGGAATAATGAAGCAGTATCACGACTTAGTTAAGCATGTTTTAGAGAACGGAGTGCAAAAAGGCGACCGTACAGGTACGGGAACAAAAAGCGTTTTTGGTTATCAGATGCGTTTTGACCTTAGTGAAGGATTCCCTTTAGTAACGACAAAAAAACTGCACTTAAAGTCGATAATATACGAACTGCTTTGGTTTTTAAATGGTGAAACCAACATTGGCTACCTTAACGACAATGGGGTTAAGATATGGGATGAATGGGCTGACGAAGATGGCAACCTGGGTCCGGTTTACGGTCACCAGTGGCGTAACTGGGACGATAAGGAAATTGACCAGATCACCGAACTTATTGAAACCCTTAAAACAAACCCTAACAGCCGAAGGATGCTAATTTCCGCATGGAACCCAAGCGTGCTGCCGGATACTTCAAAATCATTTTCAGAAAATGTAGCAAACGGTAAAGTTGCTTTACCCCCATGCCATGCTTTCTTTCAGTTTTATGTTGCAGAAGGAAAACTATCATGTCAGCTGTACCAGCGTAGTGCCGATATATTTTTAGGTGTACCTTTTAACATAGCATCGTACGCATTGCTTACCATGATGATTGCCCAGGTTTGCGGACTTGAAGCAGGAGACTTCATCCACACATTTGGTGACGCGCATATTTACAACAATCATATGGAACAGCTTGAACTTCAGTTAAGCCGCGAGCCAAAACCGCTACCTACCATGAAACTGAATGCTGATGTTAAAGATATCTTTGATTTTAAATTTGAAGATTTTACGTTAGAGAATTACGATCCTCACCCGCATATTAAAGGAGCTGTTGCAGTTTAATAATCGCTTTTAGTTAAGCATTTCTTACAGTGAGATATAATTTCTTATTTTTCATTACCTTTAGTTACCAAAACCTAAGAAATGGAAACAACTCAACAAGACCTCTATGAATATGCCCGCAAAAGGGTAAAACAGAAAAAGCGCGTTTATTTTCACTTTATACTGTTTTTCGTCAGTAGTATTTTCTTCTTTATTATAAATAAAGTTCTAAAGATAGACCCCGAACAAGACTGGTACCTTTGGGCAATAACAGCATGGGCTTTTATTTTTATAATGCACTTTATAAAAGTATTTGTTACCGAAAGCTTTATTAACAAAAAGTGGGAACAGGAGCAGATAGCCAAACTGGTTGCACGCCAGGAGCGCCGCATAGGTCAGCTGGAAAAGAAACTGGAAAACGACACTAACACAACAACAACTACTACCACTTTAGAATAATGACCCTTACCCTTATAGCGGCAGTTGCCGAAAACAATGCATTAGGCAAAGACAACAAAATGATGTGGCACCTGCCGGATGACTTTAAGCATTTTAAAAGCCGTACATCGGGTCACCATATTATAATGGGAAGAAAAACATTTGAAAGCTTCCCTTCTGCCCTGCCCAACCGCACTTCGGTAATCATTACCCGCCAGTCAGACTACAAGGCAGACGGATGTATTGTTGTGGGCAGCCTGGATGAAGCCATTGCAGTTTCACCAAAGGATGAAGAGGTGTTTATTATTGGCGGAGGCGAAATATACAACCAAAGTATTGACCGTGCCGACAAACTGGACCTTACCCGCGTACATGCCGAATTTCCCGATGCAGACGCTTACTTTCCGCAGATAGACGAATCGAAATGGGAATTATCAGAAGCTATTTTTCACCCGAGAGATGAAAAACATGCGTATGAAATGACATTTCAGACGTATTTAAAAAAGCAGTAAATGGATATCCGCTCCTATTCTCCCTCTGACAAGGGCAGTATAATAGACCTTCTCCGTTTAAACACACCTAACTACTTCTCCATTGAAGAGGAAGCAGACCTTAATGATTATTTGGACAACCAAATAGATATATATTATGTTGTAGAAGATAACGGCTTATTAATAGGGAGTGGTGGCATAAATATTACCGAAGACAGAAAGACAGCAAGAATATCGTGGGATATAGTCCATCCCGATTATCAGGGTAAAGGTATTGGGCAACTACTTACACACTATAGAATTAGAAAAATAAAAGAAATGAATGGAATTGAGAAAATTTCTGTAAGAACTTCGCAATTTGCATCCAAATTCTATGAAAAATTTGGTTTCAAATTACTTGAAGTTGTAAAAGACTACTGGGCTAAAGGCATTGATATGTACAGAATGGAACTAATGTAAACTTCTTATATTTGTTTCAAACATTATTTTATGAAACGTATTATTTTTATTTTCTCAGCATTATCAATAATCACAATAGCTTCATGCAATAAAAAGAATGAGGAGAAGATTGGAAAAGAAACACAGGCATATACCCAGCCTTCAACTCCTACCGATACTGTAATTGTAACCCCTACCGAAACTCCAAAAACAGAGCGTCCCGATAAACCTGTAATTGAAACAACATTAAACACAAAATTGTTGTTCAACACCTGGGTGAGTAATCCTGAAAACCCACATGCTGATTTTGTGCTTTCTAAAAAATCATTTTATGTAGTTGATTACGATGGCGACGCTGATATGCCCTACACACTTAACGGTGAAACTTTAACCGTGTATTATAAAGACGACACCAGACAGGCAAAAATTATTTCTGTGACAAAAGATAATCTTTTACTGCAATGGGAAGGTGTTGAAGAACCCACAACATACACAGTATGGAAAAGGTAAATGAGTTTGCACAGAAAAACATTTCTAACTCCCTATTAACAAAACTATTTCTATCTTTGTTGCGTAAATAAAAGCAATGTCGCAAAACGTAACTCCTTATAAAGATTCCGGCCTGGGCAAAAAAGAACAGGTAGCCCAAATGTTTGATACTATTTCCGGTAATTACGATGGTTTAAACCGCGTAATTTCGTTTGGTATAGATGTTTCATGGCGTAAAAAAGTATTAAAGCTTGTTTCGGCTAAAACCCCAAAAACCATACTGGATATCGCTACCGGTACCGGAGACCTTGCCATACTAATGGCTGAGACTTCTGCAACCGAAATTATTGGCGCAGATATCTCTGAAGGCATGATGGAAGTTGGACGTAAAAAAGTTACCGAAAAAGGGCTTGACGGAAAAATTAAGCTTGTATATGGCGATAGTGAGAATCTTCCTTTTGACGACAATTACTTTGATGCTATTACTGTTGCTTTTGGCGTTCGTAATTTTGAAACACTTGAAAAAGGCCTCGGTGATATTTTACGCGTTTTAAAACCAAACGGCATTTTTGTGATACTTGAAACATCGGTGCCAACAAAATTCCCGTTTAAACAAGGCTACACTTTTTACAGCAAATACCTTCTTCCGCTTATAGGGAGACTATTCTCTAAAGACAGATCGGCTTATGCTTACCTTAGTGAATCGGCTTCTGTTTTCCCTCATGGGGAAGCTTTAAACAATATTTTGCGAAAAGTTGGGTTTATAGAGGTTAAGAATATGCCGCAGACCCTTGGAGTGGCAACAATTTACTCTGCCTCAAAAAAATAAGATGAAGAAACTGTTTATATACATACTGCTATTTACCGGCCTTTGCAGCCATGCGCAGTTTGGTACGCAAATATTCAGCAAAAAGCCTATTGTTAACCTTGAAAACTTTGACAAACAAAGGGTTCACTGGGGATACTTCCTTGGCTTTAACAGCTATGATTTTAAGTTTGACTATAAAGTTGATCCTAAAGTAGACATTGCGGTAACGCGAACAACAGGCTTTAATGTGGGCCTTGTAGGTAACCTTAGACTTTTTGAATACCTGGATCTTCGTTTTGAACCGGGACTATACTATACGCAGCGCGACCTTGCCTTTAATGTCGAAGGCACAGAATCTGACAGGCTAAGAGAAGTAAAATCTACATATATACATTTTCCACTATTGCTGAAATTTTCAGCTAAAAGGACGGGAAATATAAAACCTTACCTTTTAGGTGGTGTATCGCGTTCACTTAACCTTTCGAGTAGCTTTAACTCGAAAGACGATAACATGACCGGAGACCGGTTCAGGATGAATAAATGGACTAACTTTTACGAAGTTGGTGCAGGTATAGATATTTACTTTGAATTCTTTAAGTTCTCTCCTTCAATTCGTGGCGTGTTTAGTTTTGACGATGAGATTATCCGCGACAACGACCCTAATAGCCCATACACAGGCAATGTTGCTTCTATGAAAACAAGGGGAATCTTTGTAAACTTTACTTTCCACTAAAATCTCTTCGGAACTCG
This region includes:
- a CDS encoding ubiquinone biosynthesis methyltransferase UbiE, with the protein product MSQNVTPYKDSGLGKKEQVAQMFDTISGNYDGLNRVISFGIDVSWRKKVLKLVSAKTPKTILDIATGTGDLAILMAETSATEIIGADISEGMMEVGRKKVTEKGLDGKIKLVYGDSENLPFDDNYFDAITVAFGVRNFETLEKGLGDILRVLKPNGIFVILETSVPTKFPFKQGYTFYSKYLLPLIGRLFSKDRSAYAYLSESASVFPHGEALNNILRKVGFIEVKNMPQTLGVATIYSASKK
- a CDS encoding pyruvate dehydrogenase; the protein is MRTIQFREAICEAMSEEMRRDEAIYLMGEEVAEYNGAYKASKGMLDEFGPKRVIDTPIAELGFAGIAVGSAMNGNRPIVEFMTFNFALVGIDQIINNAAKMRQMSAGQFTMPMVFRGPTASAGQLAATHSQAFENWYANTPGLKVVVPSNTYDAKGLLKSAIRDNDPVIFMESEQMYGDKGEVPEGEYTIPLGLADVKREGKDVTVVSFGKILKEAFIAAEELEKEGISIEIIDLRTIRPMDHETILNSVKKTNRLVILEEAWPFGSIASEITYIVQERAFDYLDAPIQRITTADTPAPYSPVLLKEWLPNAGDLVKAVKKVMYK
- a CDS encoding PorT protein; the protein is MKKLFIYILLFTGLCSHAQFGTQIFSKKPIVNLENFDKQRVHWGYFLGFNSYDFKFDYKVDPKVDIAVTRTTGFNVGLVGNLRLFEYLDLRFEPGLYYTQRDLAFNVEGTESDRLREVKSTYIHFPLLLKFSAKRTGNIKPYLLGGVSRSLNLSSSFNSKDDNMTGDRFRMNKWTNFYEVGAGIDIYFEFFKFSPSIRGVFSFDDEIIRDNDPNSPYTGNVASMKTRGIFVNFTFH
- a CDS encoding thymidylate synthase — encoded protein: MKQYHDLVKHVLENGVQKGDRTGTGTKSVFGYQMRFDLSEGFPLVTTKKLHLKSIIYELLWFLNGETNIGYLNDNGVKIWDEWADEDGNLGPVYGHQWRNWDDKEIDQITELIETLKTNPNSRRMLISAWNPSVLPDTSKSFSENVANGKVALPPCHAFFQFYVAEGKLSCQLYQRSADIFLGVPFNIASYALLTMMIAQVCGLEAGDFIHTFGDAHIYNNHMEQLELQLSREPKPLPTMKLNADVKDIFDFKFEDFTLENYDPHPHIKGAVAV
- a CDS encoding electron transfer flavoprotein subunit alpha, coding for MSILIYAEFAEGKFKKTAFELASYAKKIAGETGTTVTALTINAADAAAQLGQYGVDKVLNVKSDKLTAFNAKAYADAIKQAAQKESAKIVLFNSTTDSIYIAPLVAVALEAGYASNVVAQPISLSPFQVKRNAFSNKAFNITEITTDIKVLTIGKNSYGVFENAVSATEEEFSPSLNDNDFTVKVESSEKVSGKVTIADAEVVVSGGRGLKGPENWGIIEDLAAALGAATACSKPVSDLGWRPHSEHVGQTGKPVAANLYIAVGISGAIQHIAGINSSKVKVVINADADAPFFKVADYGVVGDAFEIVPKLTEKIKAFKAQNS
- a CDS encoding electron transfer flavoprotein subunit alpha — protein: MKILVCISHVPDTTAKINFANGDSEFDTNGVPFVINPNDEFGLTRAIWFKEQAGANVTVVNVGGPDTEPTLRKALAIGADEAIRVNANPTDGFFVAKQLAEVVKNGGFDLVIAGKESLDYNGGMVGGMLAGLLGYDFINSCINLEITGSDVKAVREIDGGKETLSAKLPLVIGGQKGLVEEKDLKIPVMRGIMMARQKVLTVLEPVEANITTKAVKFEKPAPKSAVKLISPDNLDELVNLLHNEAKVI
- a CDS encoding GNAT family acetyltransferase, translating into MDIRSYSPSDKGSIIDLLRLNTPNYFSIEEEADLNDYLDNQIDIYYVVEDNGLLIGSGGINITEDRKTARISWDIVHPDYQGKGIGQLLTHYRIRKIKEMNGIEKISVRTSQFASKFYEKFGFKLLEVVKDYWAKGIDMYRMELM
- a CDS encoding diacylglycerol kinase, which codes for MTLTLIAAVAENNALGKDNKMMWHLPDDFKHFKSRTSGHHIIMGRKTFESFPSALPNRTSVIITRQSDYKADGCIVVGSLDEAIAVSPKDEEVFIIGGGEIYNQSIDRADKLDLTRVHAEFPDADAYFPQIDESKWELSEAIFHPRDEKHAYEMTFQTYLKKQ